Proteins encoded together in one Streptomyces sp. TLI_171 window:
- the fusA gene encoding elongation factor G yields MRTDLITTSTSTSTTTAVATAIGVVRNLGILAHVDAGKTTVTERVLFLTGATHKRGEVHDGTTVTDFDPQERDRGITISAAAVSCRWDGHLLNLIDTPGHVDFADEVERSLRVLDGAVAVFDAVAGVEPQSESVWRQADRHGVPRIAFVNKMDRPGADLDAAVASVREKLHPVPLAVQLPIGRESGFTGVVDLVELRALTWPDGPEGVEGVQVGEVPAELADEAGRRRAALVEAVAELHPGALEEYCATGTLAGGTLRRALRHLTGDGQAVVVLCGSAYRNRGIEPLLDAVAAYLPSPLDVPSVRGEFDGGVLERAADPEQPFSALVFKVSASTTGRLSSLRIYSGTLRKGDTVLDARTGRTERIGRILRVQADRHSETDTAVAGDIVAVVGPKAAKAGATLCAPGAPLVLEPAVAADPVVTVAVEARRSVDSDRLAAALARLAEEDPSLVVGTDPESGQRVLSGMGELHLEVAVEKLRRAGLEVTVGRPKVAYRETLSATVAGLVLRHVKQDGGAGQFAHIVVDVAPLGEPGTDGFEFRSAVTGGRVPQEFVQAVEAGCRDALADGPLGHPVTGVRVTLTDGSTHVKDSSDLAFRTAGRLALREALRRGGPVLLEPVVEVTATVPPDSVGGVLGDLAARRGRVQGSDPRGGSAVLTATVPLAELFGYAGALRGRTQGRGTFTTRPAGYAVAPREQ; encoded by the coding sequence ATGCGCACCGACCTCATCACCACCAGCACCAGCACCAGCACCACCACCGCTGTCGCCACCGCGATCGGCGTGGTCCGCAACCTCGGCATCCTCGCCCACGTGGACGCCGGGAAGACCACCGTGACCGAGCGCGTGCTGTTCCTGACGGGCGCGACGCACAAGCGCGGCGAGGTCCACGACGGCACCACCGTCACCGACTTCGACCCGCAGGAGCGCGACCGCGGCATCACGATCTCCGCCGCCGCGGTCAGCTGCCGGTGGGACGGCCACCTGCTGAACCTGATCGACACCCCGGGCCACGTGGACTTCGCCGACGAGGTCGAGCGCTCGCTGCGCGTGCTGGACGGCGCGGTGGCGGTGTTCGACGCGGTGGCGGGCGTCGAGCCGCAGAGCGAATCGGTGTGGCGGCAGGCCGACCGGCACGGGGTGCCCCGGATCGCGTTCGTCAACAAGATGGACCGGCCCGGCGCGGACCTGGACGCCGCCGTCGCGTCCGTCCGGGAGAAGCTGCACCCGGTGCCGCTGGCCGTGCAGCTGCCGATCGGCCGGGAGAGCGGGTTCACCGGCGTCGTCGACCTGGTCGAGCTGCGCGCGCTGACCTGGCCGGACGGCCCCGAAGGCGTCGAAGGCGTACAAGTGGGCGAGGTCCCGGCGGAGTTGGCGGACGAGGCGGGTCGGCGGCGGGCCGCCCTGGTGGAGGCCGTCGCCGAGCTGCACCCCGGCGCGCTGGAGGAGTACTGCGCCACCGGCACGCTGGCGGGCGGCACCCTGCGCCGTGCGCTGCGTCACCTCACGGGCGACGGGCAGGCCGTGGTGGTGCTCTGCGGTTCGGCGTACCGCAACCGCGGCATCGAGCCGCTGCTGGACGCGGTGGCGGCGTACCTGCCGTCCCCGCTGGACGTCCCGTCGGTGCGCGGGGAGTTCGACGGCGGCGTGCTGGAACGCGCCGCCGATCCCGAACAGCCTTTCTCCGCGCTGGTGTTCAAGGTCTCCGCGAGCACCACTGGGCGGCTCAGCAGCCTGCGCATCTACTCCGGCACGCTACGGAAGGGGGACACCGTGCTCGACGCGCGCACCGGCCGCACCGAGCGGATCGGCCGGATCCTGCGGGTGCAGGCCGACCGGCACAGCGAGACCGACACGGCCGTGGCCGGGGACATCGTCGCGGTGGTCGGGCCGAAGGCGGCCAAGGCCGGCGCCACGCTGTGCGCCCCGGGCGCGCCGCTGGTGCTGGAACCGGCGGTCGCCGCCGACCCGGTGGTGACCGTCGCGGTCGAGGCCAGGCGTTCGGTCGACAGCGACCGGCTGGCGGCCGCGCTGGCCAGGCTGGCCGAGGAGGACCCGTCCCTGGTGGTCGGGACCGACCCGGAGAGCGGGCAGCGGGTGCTGTCCGGCATGGGCGAACTGCACCTCGAGGTCGCGGTGGAGAAGCTCCGCCGGGCCGGGCTGGAGGTCACCGTCGGACGGCCGAAGGTCGCCTACCGGGAGACCCTCTCCGCCACGGTGGCCGGCCTGGTCCTGCGGCACGTCAAACAGGACGGCGGCGCAGGGCAGTTCGCGCACATCGTGGTCGACGTCGCGCCGCTCGGCGAACCCGGGACGGACGGCTTCGAGTTCCGCTCCGCCGTCACCGGCGGGCGGGTCCCGCAGGAGTTCGTGCAGGCCGTCGAGGCGGGCTGCCGGGACGCCCTGGCGGACGGCCCGCTCGGCCACCCGGTCACCGGGGTCCGGGTCACCCTCACCGACGGGTCGACCCACGTCAAGGACTCCAGCGACCTGGCGTTCCGCACCGCCGGGCGGCTCGCCCTGCGCGAGGCGCTGCGGCGCGGCGGGCCGGTGCTGCTGGAGCCCGTCGTGGAGGTCACCGCCACCGTCCCGCCGGACAGCGTCGGCGGTGTCCTCGGCGACCTGGCCGCCCGGCGCGGCCGGGTGCAGGGCTCCGACCCGCGCGGCGGCAGCGCCGTGCTGACGGCGACCGTGCCGCTGGCCGAACTCTTCGGCTACGCGGGCGCCTTGCGCGGTCGCACGCAGGGCCGGGGCACGTTCACCACCCGGCCCGCCGGGTACGCCGTGGCGCCGCGCGAGCAGTAG
- a CDS encoding VC0807 family protein yields the protein MSEQQVRAEAVGAAGAGAGATAESAGAVGEAVAARAELPRGADGRVDWAAYAGDGATPKERAARGKRQLLRSLLFELGVPLAAYYVLLGLGAGQWAAITLSGLAALPWLLYGLARNRRLDPMPVFALVLIAVGALLSVVTGSPRVLLVRDSWVFGVIGLWVLGSLLTRRPFMLGAGRSVVAAKIGPVGADAWAGQWQYDAVFRRHLRLLTVVWGCGFALDALVRVAFALTLPIGAVPLVNTLQWLAVLGGLFGFHFWYIRRHGLEV from the coding sequence GCGGGCGGAAGCGGTCGGGGCAGCGGGGGCCGGGGCCGGGGCGACGGCCGAGTCGGCCGGAGCGGTGGGGGAGGCGGTGGCGGCCCGGGCGGAGCTGCCGCGCGGCGCGGACGGGCGGGTGGACTGGGCGGCGTACGCGGGCGACGGGGCGACGCCGAAGGAGCGGGCGGCGCGCGGGAAGCGGCAGTTGCTGCGGTCGCTGCTGTTCGAGCTGGGCGTGCCGTTGGCCGCCTATTACGTGTTGCTGGGCCTGGGCGCCGGGCAGTGGGCGGCGATCACGCTGAGCGGCCTGGCCGCCCTGCCGTGGCTGCTGTACGGCCTGGCCAGGAACCGGCGGTTGGACCCGATGCCGGTGTTCGCGCTGGTGCTGATCGCGGTGGGTGCGCTGCTCTCGGTTGTCACCGGCAGCCCGCGGGTGCTGCTGGTGCGTGACAGCTGGGTGTTCGGCGTGATCGGCCTGTGGGTGCTGGGCAGCCTGCTGACCCGCCGTCCGTTCATGCTCGGGGCGGGCCGCTCGGTGGTGGCCGCGAAGATCGGCCCGGTCGGCGCGGACGCCTGGGCCGGCCAGTGGCAGTACGACGCGGTCTTCCGCCGTCACCTGCGCCTGCTGACCGTGGTGTGGGGCTGCGGCTTCGCGCTGGACGCCCTGGTGCGGGTGGCGTTCGCGCTGACGCTGCCGATCGGCGCGGTCCCGCTGGTGAACACCCTGCAGTGGCTGGCGGTGCTGGGCGGCCTGTTCGGCTTCCACTTCTGGTACATCAGGCGCCACGGCCTGGAGGTCTGA